GGAATCCGGCCGGGTCAGGGTGCCGATCGCCAGCACCGTCGCGCCCGCGAACGTGACGGCCGCGAACACGGCACGCGGCCAGCCGAGCACGGTACGCCAGCCGAGCCGGACCGGGTAGGCCGCCCGTCGCGGCAACGTCGCACCGGCACGCCGGTCGACCCGCCGTACCCACCAGTCCAGCAGCGCTTGGGCCAGCACCAACCCGACCACCAGCGCCGTCAACACCAGCAGCAACCAGCGCCGGTACCCGGACCCGTCGACCATGCCGCCGACGTAGGTGAGGGCAACCGCCATGATGAACGCGGCCAGCAGGACAGAAGCGGCCAACCGGGCACGTCGCCGGGCCGCCAGACGCGTCGCCAGCAGGGGTGTCGGCCGCACGTCGGCCAGGCCGTGCCCGGCCAACCACGCACCGGCCAGGTCGAGGTCCGCCGGACGCACCGGCGGGTCGACATTCGGCAACGTTCCACTCGGCATGACGCCTCCCATGTCGCAAAGCTTGTATCAGCATGGTGCGTCAAGACTTGCGACAAGTCAATCCGTCGTCGGCCAGCTGAGGCGCCAGTAGTACCTGGGTACCACCGGCGGCCGGGAAGTGTCGACTGCGGTACCACGATCCCCGCGCTGCCCGAAACTAGCGTGGTGAGCATGATTCAGGTACGCGAAGTTACCAAACGGTACGGTGCGAAGACGGTCGTCGACCGCCTGTCGTTCACCGCGAAACCCGGACAGGTCACCGGCTTCCTCGGCCCCAACGGCGCCGGCAAGTCGACCACCATGCGGATGATCGTCGGCCTCGACGCGCCGAACTCGGGCGACGTGCTGGTCAACGGCAAGCCATACGCATCGTCGAAGGCACCACTGCGCGAGATCGGCGTTCTGCTCGAGGCCAAGGCCGTGCACCCCGGCCGTACGGCGGCCAGCCACCTTCTCGCCATGGCCCGCACGAACGGCATCCCGCGCTCCCGCGTCGACGAGGTGCTCGACCTGGCCGGTCTCTCGGCCGTCGCCCACAAGCGGGTCGGGGCCTTCTCCCTCGGCATGGGTCAGCGGCTCGGCATCGCCGCCTCGCTGCTCGGCGACCCGGCCGTGGTGATGCTCGACGAGCCGGTCAACGGACTCGACCCCGAGGGAGTCCTCTGGGTGCGCAACCTGCTCACCGGCCTGGCCGCCGAAGGCCGCACCGTGATGCTGTCATCGCATCTGATGAGCGAGGTCTCGCTGATCGCAGACCACCTGGTCATCGTCGGCCGGGGCAGACTGCTGGCCGACACCACCGTGGCCGACCTCGTGGCCGCCGAGGGCGTCCGGGTCGTCACCTCCGCCCCCGACGCGCTGCGCGCCCTGATCGCCGGCCCGGGCATCACGGTCACGTCGGCCGGTGCCGAGGAGCTGCTCGTCGCCGGCGTCTCCGCCCGCGCGATCGGGCTGGCCGCGGCTGCCCGCGGCATCCCGCTGTTCGAGCTCACCCCGCAGAACGCCTCGCTCGAAGCGGCGTTCATGGACCTGACCCGCGACGCTGTCGAATACGAGGCCTCCCGATGAAGATCACCGCTGGTGGCGTCGTCGCCGCCGAATGGACCAAGTTCTCCTCCCTGCGCTCCACCTGGATTACGACCGGCATCTCCGTCTTTCTCCTGATCGCCTTCGGCATGATCGCCTCGGCTTCCTTCTCGGGCGACGGCCTGACCTCGGTCGACCTGGCTCTGTCCGGCAGCATCCTGGCCGCCCTGTCCGTCGGCGTGCTCGGTGCGCTGCTGGGCGCCGGCGAGTACACCACCGGCATGATCCGGGCGACCCTCGCCGCGGTGCCGCGCCGGTTGCCGGTGCTGTGGTCGAAGAGCCTCGTGGCGGGGTCGGCCGCCTTCGTCGCGATGACCGCCGGCGCTTTCGCTGCTTTCGCGGCCGGGTCGGCCGTGCTCAACGACAAGATCGGCGGCCTGGGCCTCGGCGACGACGGCGTGCTGCGGGCCCTGCTCGGCGCCGGCCTCTATCTCGGCCTGGTCGCGGTGCTCGGCGTCGCGCTCGGCATGCTCGTCCGCTCCAGCGCCGGCGCCATCGCGGTCCTGGCCGCCCTGCTGCTGATCGTGCCCGGTCTGGCCGCGTTGCTGCCGGGCTCGATCTCCGAGGCCATCACCCCGTACCTGCCCAGCAACGCCGGCAGCGCCGTGATGGCGCTGACCCAGGCGGACGGCACGCTGGCGCCCTGGGCGGGCCTTGCGGTCTTCGCCGGGTATGCGGTCGTGACGCTCGCCGCGGCGGCATACCGGCTCAAGAAGACCGATGCGTAAGGGGCGTACCACCTGATGAGCACGCAGGGATGGCTGGTGGACCGGCAGTCGCGGTTGCGGGCCGTCGATCGGCGCCGCCCGTGGGTCATGGACACCCTGGTGGCCGTTCCGATCGTGCTCTTCAGCATCCCTAACCTCATCGAGAATCCCCTGTCGGCGGCGATCGCCACCCTGGTTCTGCTACCACCGCTGTACTGGCGGCGGCGGTACCCGTTCCCGGCGTTCCTGGTCACCGCGACCATCGAGTTGATCGAGGGATTGCTGGACGTCGGCGTCGGCGCCGGGGTGATCCTGCTCGTGATGCTGTTCGGGGTGGCCTCCCGCGGTTCGTGGCGGGCACTGGCCTGGGCCTCCGGGATCACCATCGCACTGCTGGTCGCCCAGATCTACGTGCTCACCCCGGTGACGGAGAACCGCACCATCACGCTGTTCCTGGTGATCGGCACGTCGGGGGCCGCGGTCGCGTCCGGCGTCGCGGTGCGCACCCGCCGGGCGTACCTCATCGCCCTTGAGGACCGCGCCGCCCGTCTCGAAGTCGAGCGGGATCAGCGGGCCCGCCTCGCCGTTGCCGAGGAGCGAGCCCGGGTGGCCCGCGAGATGCACGACATCGTCGGCCATCACGTTTCGGTGATCGTGGGCCTGGCCGACGGCGGCGCCGCGCTTGCCACCTCACGGGGGGAGCGGGCCGCCGAACCGCTCGGGTTGATCGGGGACACCGGCCGGCAGGCGCTGTCCGAGCTGCGCCGGGTGCTGGGCGTGCTACGCGAGGGAGACGCCGATCCGCAGCTGAGCCCGCAGCCCGGCATCGACGATCTCGACCGGCTGCTGCCGAGCGTGCGGGCGGCCGGGCTGCCCGTCACCTACTCCACCTCGGGCGAGTTGCACACCCTCGGGCGGGGCGTGCAACTCGCGGTCTACCGCATCGTTCAGGAAGCGCTCACCAACACCCTCAAACACGCGGGACGCGGGGCGACCGCGGACGTCACCCTAGCTGCCTGCGACGGAGAGGTACGGGTACAGGTACGCGACGACGGCCGTGGCAAACCCGCCGCCCCGAGCCACGGCCTGCTCGGCATGCGGGAACGCGCCGCCATGTACGGCGGGGTAGTGACCGCCGGCCCGACCGAGCAGGGCTGGCTCGTCGACGTCGTCCTCAAGGAGCCCTCATGACCACCGTGCTGATCGCCGACGACCAGCAGCTGCAACGCATGGGTTTCAGGATGCTGCTCGACGGCACCCCCGGGATGACCGTGGTCGGCGAGGCTTCGGGCGGCGCCGAGGCCGTGCGGATGGTGGAACAGACCCGCCCGGACGTGGTGTTGATGGACGTGCGCATGCCCGGCATGGACGGCATAGAGGCCACCCGCCGGATCACCGCGGCTGGCTCGCGCACTCACGTACTGATGCTGACCACCTTCGACCTGGACGAATACGTCTACGCCGGACTGCGAGCCGGAGCGAGCGGCTTCCTACTCAAAGACGCCCGTCCCGAGGAGCTGGTCGCCGGCATCCGCGCCGTGGCGAGCGGAGACTCGGTGGTGGCTCCCAGCCTGACCCGCAAGCTGATGAACGCCTACCTTGAGCATCCGGCGCCGACCACTCAGGCAGACCCCCGCCTGAGCACCCTGAGCGAGCGGGAGCGGGAGGTCCTCGAAGCGATCGGCCAGGGCGCCACCAACGCCGAGATCGCCGAACGCTTCACCCTCACCGAGTCCACCGTGAAGAAGCATGTCGGACGCGTCCTAGCCAAGATCGGAGCGCGGGACCGGATCCACGCGGTCATCTTCGCGTACGACAACGGCCTGGTCCGACCGCGCGCCTGAGCACCTTGCTGTCGGTCGCCTCGGGCCGCACCGAAGCTACAGGGCGTGCCCGGTGGTCGCGTCGACGTGATCGGGCACGTCCTCGTGCCGGTCGCCCACGGTCATTGTCCCCGCCGGCTCCACCATGAGGATCGACGCGCCGCCCGGTGACGACGGTTTGTGCTCGGTCCCGCGCGGCACCGTGAAGACGTCTCCTCGCCGCAGCACCACCGTGCGGTCGCGCAGGGAGATCGTCAACTCTCCGTCGAGCACCAGGAAGAACTCGTCGGTGTGGTCATGGGTGTGCCAGACGTGCTCGCCGCGCACCTTGGCGACGCGAATGTCGTGGTCGTTGACCCGGGTCACGATGCGCGGGCTCCACAGCTCCGCGAAGGACGCCAGGGCCGCAGTCAGGGAGATCGGTTCGGTCACGCCCCCATCGTGGGGCCCTTCCCGGGTACGGCGTGAGTGCTAGGAATAGCAGATGACGCAAGAATCCTCGCACCGTGTCGTGGCCCTGGTCGACGCCGGCTCGAACCCCTTCGAACTCGGCTGCGCCACCGAGGTGTTCGGACTGCACCGGCCCGAACTCGGCCGCGACCTGTACGCCTTCCGGCTCTGCTCGGCCACCCGCACCACCCGGATGCGCGACGGCTTCTTCGATCTGACCGGGATCGCCCCGCTCGACGCGGTCGACGAGGCGGACACGGTGATCGTTCCGAACCGCCCCGACGTCGAGGTCCCACGGCGCCCGGCCGTCCTGGACGCGATCCGCCGCGCCCACGCCCGCGGCGCCCGGCTGATCGGCTTCTGCAGCGGGGCGTTCACGCTGGCCGAGGCGGGAGTGCTCGACGGGAGACGGGCCACCGCCCACTGGCAGTGGGCGGCTCAGTTCCGGTCGCGCTTCCCTCGCGTACACCTGGAGACCGACGTTCTCTTCGTCGACGACGGTGACATCCTCACCGCGGCCGGCAGTGCCGCGGCCCTCGATCTGGGCCTGCACGTGGTGCGGCGCGACCACGGCGCGGAGATCGCCAACGCGGTCAGCCGCCGGCTCGTCTTCGCCCACCGTGACGGCGGTCAGCGGCAGTTCGTCGAGCGCCCGATCCCGGACATCCCGGACGACTCGCTGGCCCCGCTGCTGGCCTGGGCCCAGGAGCACCTCGACCGCCCGCTGACGGTCGCGGACCTGGCCGGTCATGCGGCGGTGAGCCCGGCGACGCTGCATCGGCGGTTCCGGGCCGAGTTGGGCACGACGCCGCTGGCCTGGCTGACCGGGGAGCGGGTCACCCTCGCCTGCCGCCTGCTCGAACGCGGCGAGTCCCGGCTGGACGTGGTCGCCCGCCGCAGTGGCCTCGGCACGGCGACGAACCTGCGCACCCTCCTGCGCCGCGAGACCGGCCTCACCCCGACCGAGTACCGCCGCCGCTTCGGCCGCGACTGCGGCGCTCCACCGGACCAGGCACAGTGATCCGGCAGGCCGTTCGGCCCTGTCCATCCCGGGCCGCGGGAACGCACGCTGGTAGGGAGGAAAGGTGGGTGCCGTGACGACCGATGGTTGGTCGACCGGTCCGGTGGCGGTCGTGGGCGCGGACGGCCAGGTCGGTTCCGCGCTACGGGACCGGTTGGCCGAACTGCCCACCGAGGTGCGTCCGCTGCGCCGCGGTGACGACCTGCGGGCCGCGTTCCGCGGCGCCGACGTGGTGGTGCATCTGGCCGGGGCGTTGGCACCCGGGCGGGGAAACAGCTATCGGGCCGCCAACCGCGACACTGTCGCGGCGACCTGCGCGGCGTTGCAGGACTGCGCCGTGCGGCGGGTGGTCTTTCTGTCCTACCTGAACGTCTCCGCCGCATCGGCCAACCCGTACCTGCGCTTCAAGGCCGAGGCCGAGCAACTCCTGCAGGACTGTGACACGCCAGCGGTGATCTTCCGATGCGCCCACATCTACGGGCCGCCCGACCAGCCCGGCCCGACTGCCTCGGCGTTGCTCGGCCGGCACGGACGGGTGGTCGTGCCCGGACCGGGAAGCCAACGCTACGCCTGGATCGCGCGGGACGACGTGGTGGAGGCGCTGGTCCACGCGGCGCTCGACCCGAGCACGCCGACCGGAACGTTCGACCTGGCCGGACCGCAGGCATACACCGTGGACGAGTTCGTCGGCCACATCAATCCCGGCCCGGTCCGCGTTCGGCACCTGCCCGGCTGGGCCGCACGCCTCGCCAGCCGGCTCGTACCAGGAATCCCCAAGCCTCTCATCGACGTCCTGCTGCGCGACTGCCTCCCCGTCAACGATCCGCGAGAGACCGCGGACAGGTTCGGGTTCACCCTGCGCACCCTGACCGAGACCTGGCGCAGGAGCCCTTGATGATCTTCCTGCTCGGCCTTGGTGCTCGCCCGGCTGTTTCCAGAGGCTCCGGGCGGCGCGGATCCGACTTCAGGCGACGGCCGGGGTGGTGCCGGGTGGGCGCGGGTCCGTCGCCACCGCTCGGTTCGACAGCAGACGGTCGACCTCCTCCGGCGGCCGGCCGAGGATGTCCCGCAGGATCGCCACGGTGTGCTCCCCCAGCCCGGGCGGGTACGTCGCCGGACGGGCCGACTCGCCGACATACCGCACCGGGTTTCCGAGCACCCGCGCTTGCCGGCCGTCCGGGTGGGCGAGGTCGACGATCATGTCCCGGCCCGCCTCGTCGGCGTCCCGCAGCGCCTCGGGCACCGTCTTGATGAGCGAGACCGGAACGGCCCGCGTGGCGAGTTCGCGGACCCATTCCCGGGCAGTGCGCCGGGCGAACTCCTTCTCCAGGATGGGCCAGAGCTGGTCTCGGTGGGTCAGCCGTGCCCGTCCGTCGACGAATCGCTCGTCGGCGATCAGATCGGGCCGGCCGAGGGCGTCGCACAGCCCCTGCCACATCCGCTCGGTGTTCGCCGTCACCACGAACTCCCGCCCGTCCCGCCCGGCGAACGACCGGTAGGTCGGGATGGAGTCGTGCCCCCGGCCCTGCGGTCCGGGCGTCACCCCGGCGACCAGCGAGTACGCCCCCTGATACGACAGCATCGCGAGCTGGCCGTCCAGCATGGACACATCCGCGGTCCGTCCGCCACTGCGCGGCCGGTCCAGCAGCGCGGCCATCACGGCGATCGTGGCGTACATGCCGGCGATCAGGTCACCGGCCGGGATACCGAGCCGGACCGCCGGACCACCCGGCTCGCCGGTCAGGCTCATCACCCCGGACATCGCCTGCACCACCATGTCGTACGCGGGCTGGTCACGCAGCGGACCGACCTGGCCGAACCCGCTGATCGACGCCCAGACCAGATCGGGCTGATCTGCCCGGATCCGGTCCGGGTCGAGGCCGAGCCGGCGGCAGACCCCGGGACGGAAGTTCTCGATCACCACATCGCTGCGGGCGATCAGGTCGAGCACCACCTGGCGGCCGTCATCGGTCTTGAGGTCGACGGCGATGCTGCGCTTGCCCCGGTTGTTCGCGAGAAAGTAGACGCTGTCGTCGCCGACGAAGTGCGGCGGGATGGACCGGCTCAGGTCGCCACCGAGAGACTCGACCTTGATCACCTCGGCGCCGAGGTCGGACAGGATCTGGGTGGCGAACGGACCGGACAGGAAGGTGGTCAGATCCAGCACCCGCACCCCGGACAGTGGGCCGCCCGGCACCGTCGGAGTCGACGGACCGGACCGGGCGGAGGTCACTGCGCCGCCTCGAAGATGTGCACCGCGCAGGCGCCGTGGTCGAGCCCGGCGATGCCGCCACCCGTCACGTGCGTCAGCGCGGTCCGGGCGCCCGGCACCTGCCGGGCACCGGCCCGACCGGTGAGCTGCCAGAACGCCTCCACCACCTGCGCCACACCACTTGCCCCGACCGGGTGGCCCTTGGCCAGCAGCCCGCCGCTCGGGTTGACCACCACCTGGCCGCCGTACGTCGTGCCACCGGAACGGAGCAGCCCGATCGCCTCGCCCTGCGGGCAGAGGCCGAGCGCCTCGTAGTAGACCAACTCGGCGACGGTGAAGGCGTCGTGCAGTTCGACCACGTCGATGTCGCTCGGGTCGATCGACGCCTGTTCGTACGCCTCCCGGGCCGAGTCATAGCTGATCTCAGGGCGGGTCATGTCGCGGAACCCGGGCTCGAAGCCCCCGGAGTGCAGCACCGACGCGGCGATCCGCATCGACGGCGGCTGGCCGAGCCCGCGCCACACCTCGTCGGCGACCACGACCAGCGCGGCTGCCCCGTCACCGGTCGGGCAGCACTGCAACAGGGTCAACGGTTCGGCGATCGGCCGGGATGCCAGCACCTCCTCCACCGTGACCTCCTTCTGGTACTGCGCGTAGGGGTTCTTGCTGCCGTGCCGGCGGTTCTTGACACTCAGCCGGGCGAGGTCGGCCACGGTGCCGTCCCGATCGTGCAGGTAGCGGCGCGCCCGCATGGCGTAGAGGGCCGGCATCACCATGCCCTGCTGCACCTCCCAGTCCTCGGCGACCAGCGGCAGCGTGCCGCCACCGAACTGGGTGAGCTTGTCCACGCCGATCACCAGGGCGGTCTCCTGGGCTCCCCGGGCGACCGCCTCGGCGGCCAGGTGCACCGCGCTGGCACCGCCGGAGCAGGCATTGTCCACGTTGACCACCGGGATGCCGGCGAGCCCCGTCTCCTTCACGATCCGCTGCCCGGTGAGCATCCCCCCGAACGCGTGCCCGCAGTAGACCGCGCCGATCCGATCGGTGGTCAGCCCACTGTCGCGCAGCGCGGTGATCACGGCCGGAGCCGCCAGCCCGACGTACGACGACTCACGGTGTCGCCCCATGGGGATCATCGCCGCGCTGATCACGTGTACCTGGCGGGTCATGAACGGTCTCCCTCCGGTCGGGCGGGCTCGGCGGGGACGAACGCCCACGCTGGCCGGTCTCCGTCGGTCTCGACCACCAGCGACACCTGCTGGTCGAGGTGGTACCGGGCGGGGTCGCCGGGAAGGCCGGCGAGCACCCGGGGGCCTTCCGGCAGATCGACGTAGCCGATCGTGTACGGCACCGGGCGGGTGGCCGACACGTGCACGGTGGTGTACGCGTACAGGGTGCCGCGCCTCCCGAGCGGCAGCGGTACGACGTTGCCGCCGAGGCACCGGGGGCAGGACACCCGGGTGGGAAAGGTCCGGGCGCCGCAGTCGCGGCACTCCCCGCCGATGAGCCGGGCCGGCTGGCCGTCGGCGGCGGGTGCGACCACGTCGGGTGGGTTCAGGTCGGCCAGCGGCCGTGGCTCACTCATCGGGATACCTCGCTGTCGGCTGGGGTCAACGGCACGCTCCAGGCGTCGTAGCCGTAGAGCCACTGCGGCGAGCCGCCGGAGCGCATGAACGTGTTCTGGGCGGATTCGGTCTGCACCTGGGCGGTCCGGGCCAGCCTGGTTCCCTCGTACGCGTCGAGGGCCCGGGGCAGGTCGCCGAAGCCGTGCCGGGTCAGGCTCCGGTACAACACGACCGCGTCCTCCACTGCCATCGCCGCGCCCTGGGCCATGTAGGGCACCATCGGATGGCAGGCGTCGCCGAGCAGCGTGACTGCTCCGTCGTGCCAGGTGGCCAGCGGCTGCCGGTCGTAGAGCGCCCACTTGTAGGTGGCATGAGGCATGTTGATCACCTTGTGTACGTCGGAGTGGAAGCCGTCCATCGCCTCCCGCAGGTCATCGAGGCTGCCCCGGGTGGACCAGGACTCCTCCCGCCAGGAGGTCTCCGGGATGCTGGTGACGTAGTAGACCTCCCGGCCGGCGCCGATGTAGTAGGCGACGATGTGCCGGTCCGGCCCCCACCACTTGACGAAGTCGTCATCGACGTCCCGTTGGCCGCGATCCATCTCGACCACGCCCCGGTAGGCGACGCGGCCGGTGAAGTGCAGTTCGGACTCGCCCATGACCGTCCGGCGTACCTGGGAGTGGATGCCGTCCGCGCCGATCACCAGGTCGGCCTCGGCCGTACGCCCGTCGGCGAAGGTCAGTCGGACCGCGTCGCCGGCGGACTGGTCGAGCCCGACGAGCCGGTGGCCGTGGTGCAGGTTGACGCCTCCGGTCGCCGCTGCGGCCTCGACCAGGGCCTGGTGGAAGTCGCCGCGGTGCATCTGTAGGAACGGCCCGTGGTAGCGCTTCTCCGCCTCGTCTCCGAGCGGCAGGTAGGCGAGGACATCGCCGGTGTCCCAGCTACGGCTGGTCCAACCCGCCGGGCGGCAGGCGGTGCGACGCATCTCGGTGAGCACGCCGGCACCGTCGAGCGCGCGGGTGGCGTTCGGGCTGACGTTGATGCCGGCGCCGACTCGGGCGAACGCCGGCGCCTGCTCGTAGACGTCCACGATGCAGGGCAGCCGGGCGAGGAGGATGGCCAGGGTGAGGCCACCCATTCCGGCGCCGACCACGGCGACGCGGGGCCGGTCGGTCGCGCCGGCGACGGTCGCGCCGGTTGGCACCGGCGAAGTGGGGGTGTTCATGCTCGGTCGCCTTCCTGTCGGTGGACAACGTCGTCGGCGATGAACCGGTGCAACTCGTCGGCGAACCGGTCCGGCTGTTCCAGCGGGGCGAGGTGCCCCACGCCGGCGAACCTCACCCGGCGCGCCCGGGGCAGGGCGGCGGCGGTCGCGGCCGCCAGTTCCTCGGGGGCGGCCCGGTCGGCCGAGCCGGAGATGACCAGGGCCGGCACGTTGACCGCGGCCAGCCGGCCGAGCAGCGACAGCTCGGCGATCGCCCGCCAGGTCTGCGCGTTGACGGCCGGGTCGGCCGCCAGCAGCCAGTCCCGGACCCGGTTGATCAGCGCCGGCTCGGTCTGCCGGGTGTGTTCGGTGAACCAGCGGTCGATGGTCTCGGCCACCATGCCGGCCATCCCGGCCTGGGCGGTGCGGTCGGCCCGCCGTGCCAGCGCCGCCCGGAGCGGCGCCGGGGTCTCGGACATCGTGTTGGCCAGCACCAGACCGGCCACCGGCAGTTCCGGACGGAGCGCGCAGAGCTGCGCGAGCATCCCGCCGAGCGAGACGCCGGCCAGCACCAGCGGCCCGGTCAGCTCGGCGAGCTGACCGGCCACGTCCTCGGCGAGGTCACCGAGGGTGAACGCGGGCGGCGGTGCCGGCCGCCCACCGTGGCCGGCCAGGTCTGGTACGACGACCCGGTATCCGAGCCCGGTCAGTCGCGTGTGCACCGGCCGCCACATCCGATGGTCCAGGCCGGCGGCGTGCAGCAGCACGACGGTCGGAACCGGTCCGCCCACGCCGTGGATCGGGACCGGTCGGCCCGCGCCCTCGTGCACGAGGCCGGGATCGGCAGCGGCAGCGGCGGCGGGGTCGGTCAACGCTTGGCCCATGGCACGAGCATCCGTTCGCACAGGTCGCCGAGGAGCACCGCGCCGGCACCCCCGAGGGCCACGCAGATCAGGCCGATGAACATCCTCGGGATGTCCAGGGTCTGCCAGGACTGCCAGATGAAGTATCCGATGCCGTCGTTGGAGCTGACGAACTCCACCGAGACGACCAGGATGAGCGCCTGCCCGATGCCGAGCTTGACGCCGTTCATGATGGACGGCAGTGCGGCCGGCAGCACCACCCGCCAATAGCGCATCATCCGGGGGAAGGCGAACGCCTTGGCCACGTCGGCGTAGACCTGGCTGGTGTAGAGGGTGCCACTGAATGCCGAGAGACAGACGACGAAGAAGACACCGAGAGTGACCAACATGATCTTACTGGTGTCGCCGATCCCGAAGATGATCAGCAGCAGCGGCAGGATCGCCAGCTTCGGCATCGGATAGAGCGCGTAGACCAACGGCGACAGGGCGTGCCGGACGGCGGTGACGCTGCCCATCAGGGTGCCGACGAGGATGCCGGTGCTGACCCCGAGCACGATCCCCACCACGATCCGGATCAGGCTGGCCTGCAACTGGACGCCCAGATCACCGAGGAGGTTGCGTTCAGTGATGTCGGTGCCGGCCCGTTCCACGATGGTCGAGGGCGCCGGGAAGAACCGTTCGTCGATGAGACCGAACATGGAACCGGCCTGCCAGAGCAGCAGCAGGGCGAGCGGCACCCCGGCACCGAGGCCGATCTGCATCAGCCGGTTGCGCCGGCGTCGCCGTTGGTAGCTGCGGGCGGCGCGGGCGTTGAGCGCGGCGTACGCGCCGACGGTGGCGGTCTCGGCCATCGCGCTACCTCCTCTGCGTGGTGAGGGTGTCGCCGACCTCTTCGGCGAGGATCGTCCAGAGCTGTTCGGTGGTGGTGCGGAACTCCTCCGTGCTGCGGGTCGACATGACCTCGTCGTGGCGGGGCACGTCGATCTCGCGCAGGTGACGGATCCGGCCGGGACGGGCGGTCATCACCATCACCCGGTCACCGAGGGTGACCGCCTCCTCGATGTCGTGGGTGACGTAGAGAACCGTGGTCGGACTCTTCGCGAAGACGTTCAGCAGTTCCTGCTGCATGATCAGTCGGGTCTGCGCATCCAGGGCCGCGAACGGCTCGTCGAGCAGGAGCAGCAGCGGCTCGGCGGCCAGCGCCCGGGCCAGCGCGGCGCGCTGGCGCATCCCACCGGAAAGTTCGTGCGGGTACGCGTCGGCGAAGTCCCGCAGCCCGGTCAGTTCGAGGTAGCGCCGGGAGCGCTCGCGACGCTCGGCGGCCCCGCAACCAAGCGGCTTGAGCGGCAGCTCCACGTTGCGGCGCACGGTGAGCCAGGGAAAGAGGCTGTCCGACTGGAAGACGGTGGCGCTGGCCAGCCGGTGCCGGCCGGAATCGTTGACCTGGCGTCGCCAGCGCAGCGTGCCCTCGTAGTCGCGGTCGAGGCCGGCGAGGATCCGCAGCAGGCTGCTCTTGCCGCAGCCGCTCGGGCCGATCACCGACAGCACCTCGCCCTCCCGGATCCGGAAGGACATCC
This is a stretch of genomic DNA from Micromonospora sp. WMMD1082. It encodes these proteins:
- a CDS encoding thiolase family protein — its product is MTRQVHVISAAMIPMGRHRESSYVGLAAPAVITALRDSGLTTDRIGAVYCGHAFGGMLTGQRIVKETGLAGIPVVNVDNACSGGASAVHLAAEAVARGAQETALVIGVDKLTQFGGGTLPLVAEDWEVQQGMVMPALYAMRARRYLHDRDGTVADLARLSVKNRRHGSKNPYAQYQKEVTVEEVLASRPIAEPLTLLQCCPTGDGAAALVVVADEVWRGLGQPPSMRIAASVLHSGGFEPGFRDMTRPEISYDSAREAYEQASIDPSDIDVVELHDAFTVAELVYYEALGLCPQGEAIGLLRSGGTTYGGQVVVNPSGGLLAKGHPVGASGVAQVVEAFWQLTGRAGARQVPGARTALTHVTGGGIAGLDHGACAVHIFEAAQ
- a CDS encoding OB-fold domain-containing protein, which encodes MSEPRPLADLNPPDVVAPAADGQPARLIGGECRDCGARTFPTRVSCPRCLGGNVVPLPLGRRGTLYAYTTVHVSATRPVPYTIGYVDLPEGPRVLAGLPGDPARYHLDQQVSLVVETDGDRPAWAFVPAEPARPEGDRS
- a CDS encoding FAD-dependent monooxygenase, whose protein sequence is MNTPTSPVPTGATVAGATDRPRVAVVGAGMGGLTLAILLARLPCIVDVYEQAPAFARVGAGINVSPNATRALDGAGVLTEMRRTACRPAGWTSRSWDTGDVLAYLPLGDEAEKRYHGPFLQMHRGDFHQALVEAAAATGGVNLHHGHRLVGLDQSAGDAVRLTFADGRTAEADLVIGADGIHSQVRRTVMGESELHFTGRVAYRGVVEMDRGQRDVDDDFVKWWGPDRHIVAYYIGAGREVYYVTSIPETSWREESWSTRGSLDDLREAMDGFHSDVHKVINMPHATYKWALYDRQPLATWHDGAVTLLGDACHPMVPYMAQGAAMAVEDAVVLYRSLTRHGFGDLPRALDAYEGTRLARTAQVQTESAQNTFMRSGGSPQWLYGYDAWSVPLTPADSEVSR
- a CDS encoding alpha/beta hydrolase; the encoded protein is MGQALTDPAAAAAADPGLVHEGAGRPVPIHGVGGPVPTVVLLHAAGLDHRMWRPVHTRLTGLGYRVVVPDLAGHGGRPAPPPAFTLGDLAEDVAGQLAELTGPLVLAGVSLGGMLAQLCALRPELPVAGLVLANTMSETPAPLRAALARRADRTAQAGMAGMVAETIDRWFTEHTRQTEPALINRVRDWLLAADPAVNAQTWRAIAELSLLGRLAAVNVPALVISGSADRAAPEELAAATAAALPRARRVRFAGVGHLAPLEQPDRFADELHRFIADDVVHRQEGDRA
- a CDS encoding ABC transporter permease; the encoded protein is MAETATVGAYAALNARAARSYQRRRRRNRLMQIGLGAGVPLALLLLWQAGSMFGLIDERFFPAPSTIVERAGTDITERNLLGDLGVQLQASLIRIVVGIVLGVSTGILVGTLMGSVTAVRHALSPLVYALYPMPKLAILPLLLIIFGIGDTSKIMLVTLGVFFVVCLSAFSGTLYTSQVYADVAKAFAFPRMMRYWRVVLPAALPSIMNGVKLGIGQALILVVSVEFVSSNDGIGYFIWQSWQTLDIPRMFIGLICVALGGAGAVLLGDLCERMLVPWAKR
- a CDS encoding ABC transporter ATP-binding protein — encoded protein: MAATDTATGTTGTSGTGPTGGVGDRTVCELDDLSRVYFGKSGQPVVAIGGMSFRIREGEVLSVIGPSGCGKSSLLRILAGLDRDYEGTLRWRRQVNDSGRHRLASATVFQSDSLFPWLTVRRNVELPLKPLGCGAAERRERSRRYLELTGLRDFADAYPHELSGGMRQRAALARALAAEPLLLLLDEPFAALDAQTRLIMQQELLNVFAKSPTTVLYVTHDIEEAVTLGDRVMVMTARPGRIRHLREIDVPRHDEVMSTRSTEEFRTTTEQLWTILAEEVGDTLTTQRR